One Synechococcus sp. JA-2-3B'a(2-13) genomic window carries:
- a CDS encoding sensor histidine kinase: MAQQMAAQCAIALRQARLYLSSQAQVTELKKLSQIRDNFLAAVSHELRTPLTSISLSVHLLKLSYQVSPLTPKQIQYLEVLEQACEREISLINDLLDLQNLSGNTLKLPSEQVNLPLLLAPLINRFQDRMRKRQQTLEVHWDPHLPYLHTHPRLLERLVCELLTNAHKFTPAGKHIVLEVVALGSDRWELRLTNTGTTIPLEEQERIFEQFYRIPHSDPWQQGGTGLGLALAQAIANHLGGSLQVESTAHQTTFILRLPAAESC, encoded by the coding sequence TTGGCCCAGCAAATGGCGGCCCAGTGCGCGATTGCCCTGCGACAGGCCAGGCTCTACCTCAGCAGCCAGGCTCAGGTGACGGAATTGAAAAAACTCAGCCAAATTAGGGATAACTTCCTGGCCGCCGTCTCCCATGAGCTGCGCACTCCCCTTACCAGCATTAGCCTCTCGGTTCACCTGCTGAAACTGAGCTATCAAGTTTCTCCTCTCACCCCCAAGCAAATCCAGTATCTTGAGGTTCTGGAGCAGGCGTGCGAGCGAGAGATCTCCCTAATTAACGATCTTCTGGATCTACAAAATTTGTCGGGCAATACGCTCAAGCTGCCCTCTGAGCAGGTTAACCTGCCTCTCCTTTTGGCACCTCTTATCAATCGGTTCCAAGACCGGATGCGCAAGCGGCAGCAAACCCTAGAAGTTCACTGGGATCCCCACCTGCCCTATCTGCACACCCATCCCCGCCTGTTGGAACGCTTGGTCTGTGAGCTTTTGACCAATGCCCACAAATTCACGCCCGCCGGCAAACACATTGTCCTAGAGGTTGTTGCTTTGGGTTCCGACCGCTGGGAGCTGCGCTTGACCAACACGGGCACCACCATTCCCCTCGAAGAACAAGAACGCATTTTCGAGCAGTTTTATCGCATCCCCCACTCGGATCCCTGGCAGCAGGGGGGAACAGGCTTGGGATTGGCTCTGGCCCAAGCCATTGCCAACCACTTGGGCGGCTCTTTGCAGGTGGAAAGCACTGCCCACCAAACCACGTTTATTCTTCGCTTGCCCGCAGCAGAATCTTGTTGA
- a CDS encoding PAS domain S-box protein, which yields MLAELDVLLENAPIGIFRVDLQGRYRFANAKLAKIYGYTSSAHLMRHLSDFGHHLYADAAGRRQIFQDLLAGKVGDGRVAQEFLIHSRKGLDLWVREQIQVVRNPAGDPLCFEGYVEDITARKQAEQALAESQLRYERLVCAIPQALMIFSREGQCLEPISSPENTYFASLSAEHIQGKAVGELFGPEVGDQLQRLIDRCLSSGSQQTLEYPLTNSAGELRYQEICIVPYGANCVLGCIQDITERKRLELALLEIQQRFWGIVESCNLGISLLPLEPEASPHGMNSALKDITGYSAEELKALPLEACIPDLADVETLKKLWQELVDGRRSHYEWEHPYTRKNGRIIWVKSQVYVVRDEEQKPLFAVYFLDDISERRSIKSALEEIQNQLQGIFNFCSQGIALMSLDPDPRYLSLNPAMAEITGYSEEDWSALKAEDYTPYPEDRERGEILWNELLSGYTNNYEYEKVICRKDGREIWVRLQLFAVRNAQNEPLFAIQFLEDISERKRAETHLRESLADLARSEARYRALYEAIPDMLLQVDRQGLVLSYKPPRGFAFAYPDDRYLNQYIQDLFPEHWKTYFAPLLEKAFQTGEIQVIEYPLPKTSQDTAEALPEYREARLLPFGPDEAIVLVRDITLRKRLELAQQTREAELTALVQQRTQQLERSLQFESILRRLIHQIRATLDERQILQTVVNELGKFLGVLFCNVGLYDSRRTYSLISYEYTTLSTSGVGARVQMKDFPLFYEQLWRGWCFQLCARDHQRDPNTLPPYLTKLACPIADDQGILGDLWLARPPEESMPLTPKTLNFAEFTEL from the coding sequence ATGCTGGCCGAACTTGATGTGCTCCTGGAAAATGCCCCCATTGGGATCTTTCGTGTGGATCTGCAGGGACGATACCGGTTTGCAAATGCCAAGCTTGCCAAGATATACGGCTATACTTCCTCTGCCCATTTGATGCGCCATCTGTCGGATTTTGGCCATCATCTCTATGCTGACGCTGCCGGTCGTCGTCAGATTTTCCAGGATCTGCTTGCAGGCAAAGTCGGCGATGGGAGAGTGGCGCAAGAGTTTTTGATCCACAGTCGCAAGGGCTTGGACTTGTGGGTGCGAGAACAAATTCAAGTTGTCCGCAATCCGGCAGGGGATCCCCTCTGTTTTGAGGGGTATGTGGAAGACATCACGGCGCGGAAGCAGGCTGAACAAGCGCTTGCAGAGAGCCAACTCCGCTACGAAAGGCTGGTTTGCGCTATTCCACAAGCCTTGATGATTTTTAGCCGAGAAGGCCAATGCCTAGAGCCGATTTCTTCCCCGGAGAATACTTATTTTGCTTCACTCTCAGCAGAGCATATTCAGGGAAAAGCAGTGGGAGAGCTGTTCGGCCCTGAGGTTGGCGATCAACTGCAGAGGCTGATTGACCGTTGCTTGAGCAGCGGATCCCAGCAAACCTTGGAATATCCCCTAACCAACTCAGCGGGAGAGCTCCGTTACCAAGAAATTTGCATAGTTCCCTACGGAGCAAATTGCGTGCTTGGCTGCATTCAAGATATTACCGAGCGTAAGCGTCTAGAGCTGGCCTTGTTGGAGATTCAACAGCGATTCTGGGGAATTGTGGAGTCCTGCAATTTGGGCATCTCTCTGCTGCCTCTTGAGCCAGAAGCTAGTCCGCATGGCATGAACTCAGCCCTCAAGGATATAACAGGATATTCTGCAGAGGAATTGAAGGCTTTGCCTCTGGAGGCTTGTATCCCAGACTTGGCCGATGTTGAAACTCTAAAAAAACTTTGGCAGGAGTTGGTTGATGGCCGGCGCAGTCATTATGAATGGGAACATCCCTACACCCGTAAGAATGGCCGAATCATCTGGGTAAAGTCTCAGGTTTATGTTGTGAGAGATGAAGAACAAAAGCCTCTGTTTGCCGTTTACTTCCTGGATGATATTAGCGAGCGCCGATCCATCAAATCTGCTCTTGAGGAAATTCAAAACCAATTGCAGGGGATCTTCAACTTCTGTAGCCAAGGGATTGCTCTGATGAGCTTGGATCCTGATCCCCGGTATCTCAGCCTCAACCCGGCAATGGCAGAGATTACAGGGTACAGCGAGGAAGATTGGTCGGCTCTGAAAGCGGAAGATTACACTCCCTATCCCGAAGACCGAGAACGGGGCGAGATACTCTGGAATGAACTGCTTTCCGGGTACACCAACAACTATGAATATGAAAAGGTGATTTGCCGTAAAGATGGCAGAGAGATCTGGGTTCGCTTACAACTCTTCGCGGTGCGAAACGCTCAAAACGAGCCTCTGTTTGCCATCCAATTTCTAGAAGATATTTCCGAGCGAAAAAGGGCCGAAACTCACCTGCGAGAAAGTTTGGCCGATCTGGCCCGCAGCGAAGCACGTTACCGCGCTCTTTACGAAGCGATCCCAGATATGCTTTTGCAAGTGGATCGGCAAGGGCTAGTCTTGTCCTATAAGCCCCCCAGAGGATTTGCATTCGCCTATCCCGATGACCGCTATCTCAACCAATACATTCAAGATCTGTTTCCAGAGCATTGGAAAACCTACTTTGCCCCTTTGCTAGAGAAAGCCTTTCAAACGGGAGAAATTCAGGTTATTGAATATCCGCTTCCCAAAACTTCTCAAGACACTGCGGAAGCATTGCCGGAATATCGCGAGGCCCGTCTGTTGCCCTTTGGGCCGGATGAGGCCATTGTTTTGGTGCGCGATATTACTCTGCGCAAGCGCCTGGAGCTGGCCCAGCAAACGCGAGAAGCTGAGTTAACAGCCCTGGTGCAACAGCGAACCCAGCAACTGGAACGCAGTCTGCAGTTTGAATCGATTCTGCGCCGCCTCATCCATCAGATACGGGCAACTCTGGATGAAAGGCAGATCTTGCAGACAGTTGTGAACGAGCTGGGGAAATTTTTGGGCGTTCTTTTTTGCAATGTCGGCCTTTACGATAGCCGCCGAACCTACTCCCTGATCAGCTATGAATACACGACGCTTTCGACCTCTGGGGTCGGGGCTCGGGTTCAGATGAAAGATTTTCCCCTCTTCTACGAACAGCTATGGCGAGGTTGGTGCTTTCAACTGTGCGCTCGGGATCACCAACGGGATCCCAACACTCTGCCCCCCTATCTGACCAAGCTGGCCTGCCCCATTGCGGACGATCAGGGCATTCTTGGGGATCTGTGGCTGGCTCGGCCTCCTGAGGAGAGCATGCCTCTAACCCCCAAAACCCTGAACTTTGCTGAATTTACTGAGCTTTAG
- the uvrC gene encoding excinuclease ABC subunit UvrC, whose amino-acid sequence MTVPLIHSRDVLESRLKEIPAEPGVYLMRDATDQILYVGKSKKLRSRVRSYFRFTSDLSPRIQRMVAQVCEIEFIVTDNESEALALEDNLIKTHQPPYNVLLKDDKKYPYLCITWSEPYPQLYITRHRRLDRNQDKYYGPYTDVGLLRHTLGLVKRIFPLRQRPKPLYKDRTCLNYDIGRCPGVCQGLISPEEYRKTLTQVAMIFQGQTDELIRELQEKMIQAAEQENYEAAARYRDQIRGLEQLGESQKVSLPNSTVSRDALALAMNDSRACIQLFQVRAGKLVGRLGFVAENRGDDPGLILQRALQEHYQYCDPVEIPSEILTQYELPDHDFLESWLSQKKGRKVSLVAPQRQSKAELIELVERNAQLELTRTQRLADRDAAALERLAEVLDLPDVPRRLEAYDISHIQGSDAVASQVVFIDGLPAKQHYRRYKIRNPEVRPGHSDDFASHAEVARRRFSKMTPEDQPDLVLIDGGKGQLSAVMAVLADLGLDHLPVIALAKREEEIFLPGNPVPLRLPAQDPARLLLQRLRDEAHRFALAFHRQQRKARQHASTLDEIPGLGKYRQKLLMEEFRSIARIQVASEDQLAQVPGIGPKIARQIYRYFHPETQAESPETAQVE is encoded by the coding sequence ATGACCGTCCCTCTGATTCACAGCCGTGACGTTCTAGAGAGCCGTCTCAAGGAGATTCCTGCTGAACCCGGCGTATATTTAATGCGAGATGCCACGGATCAGATCCTCTATGTAGGCAAGTCCAAGAAATTGCGCTCTCGAGTGCGATCTTATTTCCGCTTCACCAGCGACCTGTCCCCTCGCATTCAGCGCATGGTAGCTCAGGTTTGCGAGATCGAGTTTATCGTAACCGACAATGAAAGTGAAGCTTTAGCCCTAGAAGATAACCTGATTAAAACCCATCAGCCCCCCTACAATGTTCTTCTCAAGGATGACAAAAAGTATCCCTATTTGTGTATTACCTGGTCGGAGCCTTATCCCCAGCTTTACATCACCCGCCATCGTCGCCTTGATCGGAATCAAGACAAATACTATGGCCCCTACACCGATGTTGGCCTGTTGCGCCATACCCTTGGGTTGGTCAAACGAATTTTTCCCTTGCGCCAACGGCCCAAACCTCTGTACAAAGATCGCACCTGTTTGAACTACGACATTGGGCGCTGCCCCGGGGTATGCCAAGGCTTGATCAGCCCAGAAGAGTATCGCAAAACGCTGACTCAAGTGGCCATGATCTTCCAAGGCCAGACAGATGAGCTGATCCGAGAGCTGCAGGAGAAGATGATCCAGGCCGCCGAACAGGAAAATTACGAGGCAGCCGCACGATATCGGGATCAAATTCGCGGTTTGGAACAATTGGGAGAATCCCAGAAGGTCTCTTTGCCTAACTCTACCGTCAGCCGTGATGCTCTGGCCTTGGCCATGAATGATTCACGAGCCTGCATTCAATTGTTTCAGGTGCGGGCAGGCAAGTTGGTGGGGCGGCTGGGGTTTGTGGCCGAAAACCGCGGTGACGACCCAGGCCTTATCTTGCAGCGGGCTTTACAAGAGCATTATCAATACTGCGATCCGGTGGAAATTCCCTCTGAGATTTTGACCCAGTATGAATTGCCCGATCACGATTTTCTGGAGTCTTGGCTGAGTCAGAAAAAAGGCCGCAAGGTCAGCCTTGTTGCCCCCCAACGGCAGAGCAAAGCCGAGCTGATCGAGTTGGTTGAGCGGAATGCCCAACTGGAGCTAACCCGCACTCAGCGCTTGGCGGATCGGGATGCCGCGGCCTTGGAGCGCTTGGCAGAAGTCTTGGATTTGCCGGATGTGCCCCGCCGTCTAGAAGCCTACGATATTTCCCACATCCAGGGATCCGATGCTGTGGCCAGTCAGGTGGTGTTTATCGATGGCCTGCCTGCCAAACAGCACTACCGCCGCTACAAGATTCGCAACCCTGAGGTGCGCCCCGGTCACTCCGATGATTTTGCCAGCCATGCAGAAGTGGCCCGGCGTCGCTTCAGCAAAATGACCCCTGAGGATCAGCCGGATTTGGTGCTCATCGACGGGGGCAAGGGGCAGTTGTCGGCAGTCATGGCCGTCTTGGCGGATTTGGGGCTGGATCACCTGCCGGTGATTGCCTTGGCCAAACGAGAAGAAGAGATCTTTCTGCCGGGGAATCCTGTGCCCTTGCGGTTGCCGGCCCAAGATCCGGCTCGCTTGTTGTTGCAACGCCTGCGAGATGAAGCCCACCGATTTGCTCTCGCCTTTCATCGCCAGCAACGGAAAGCGCGTCAACATGCCTCTACGCTGGACGAGATCCCCGGCCTGGGCAAGTATCGGCAAAAGCTGCTGATGGAAGAATTTCGGTCGATTGCCCGCATTCAGGTGGCTTCAGAAGACCAGCTGGCCCAAGTGCCCGGCATTGGCCCGAAGATTGCCCGGCAGATTTACCGCTACTTTCACCCGGAAACTCAGGCGGAATCCCCGGAGACAGCGCAGGTGGAGTAG
- a CDS encoding glutamate synthase-related protein, with the protein MNPHPSQVSAPILQENWHFQERDACGVGFLVNQQGRASHDLLQKTLQALTCMEHRGGCGGDGQSGDGAGIATAIPWSLLQAEREEIRAWDPTHSAVGMVFLPQDPAECQAVQQVIDEYLTTTDWQRVVWRQVPVNPNCLGPMARQTMPSIWQMLLTHPTLEGDELEQQLYLLRRRIRRRVEARFGFYALYFASLSCRVVVYKGMVQSSVLGQFYRDLQNPLYTTTYATYHRRFSTNTLPRWSLAQPFRYLCHNGEINTYLGNVNWMAAREQTLSHPRWGTAVEDLKPIIDPGTSDSAGLDAVFELLIQSGYSTQQAMMVLIPEAYRNQPELQNHPEVVDFYEFFGGLQEPWDGPAMVVFCDGKTIGATLDRNGLRPARYARSRDGLLVVASEAGVVPLPETDILEKGRLGPGQMLTVDLQSGQICKNWEIKTQVAAQHPYGEWLKAHRVQLSTQGFENTPHLSEEQLLQAQTAFGYSSEDVEMIIEEMAATGKEPTFSMGDDAPLAVLSTQPHPLYDYFKQRFAQVTNPAIDPLRESLVMSLDVYLGSKGNLLEIRPEHARLLQLRSPVLNEAELAALQHTPFPCHTLPILYPVAAGPEGLEVQVRALCQQAAQAVRGGAEILILSDRGLDAEQALIPPLLAVGAIHHHLIQEGLRLRASLVVETAQCWSTHHFACLIGYGASAVCPYLAYEAVRQWWHKPKTQTQMAAGKLPQLSLAEVQLKYRAAIEAGLLKILSKMGISLLSSYHGAQIFEAIGLSQEVIDLAFRGTVSRVGGMTLADLAREGMVNHQRAFPELTSKKLENFGFIQARPKGEYHINSPEMAKLLHKAIESGQPAHYEIYRAHLRSRTPTALRDLLDFRSDRDPIPLEEVEPVSEIFKRFATGGMSLGALSREAHETLAIAMNRIGGKSNSGEGGEDPERYLPITDVGPDGTSARFPHLKGLRMGDNASSAVKQVASGRFGVTPEYLLNARQIEIKIAQGAKPGEGGQLPGKKVSPYIAKLRRSKPGVTLISPPPHHDIYSIEDLAQLIFDLHQVNPQAQVSVKLVAEVGIGTVAAGVAKANADIIQISGHEGGTGASPLSSIKHAGAPWELGLVEVHHTLLENGLRQRSILRVDGGIRTGWEVVMAAMLGAEEFGFGTVAMIAEGCIMARVCHTNNCPVGVTSQKEELRKRFPGTPDHVVTFFTFVAEEVRQVLAQLGYRSLKEVIGRVDLLCPRADAVLQKTQSLNLECLLRTPPGFDPNTLPDWLEHEPVHSNGPVLDEQILAQPEVQKAVETCGTATVEIPIANTDRCVGGRIAGTLARLYGDTGFAQQGGQLDLRFVGSAGQSFGAFTLAGMRLTLTGEANDYVGKSMCGGEIVILAPPEAPRDPAENVILGNTCLYGATGGSLFANGQAGERFAVRNSGAQAVIEGSGDHCCEYMTGGVVVVLGRVGRNLGAGMTGGLAYVLDEEGNFPAKVNGEIVRIQRVQTAAAEAQLKSLIQEHYRRTHSPKAERILQNWESYLPLFWQVIPPSEEGSELTDPLRSQPLAVES; encoded by the coding sequence ATGAATCCCCATCCCTCTCAGGTCTCGGCCCCTATCCTGCAGGAAAACTGGCACTTTCAAGAGCGGGATGCTTGCGGGGTCGGCTTTTTGGTGAATCAGCAGGGGAGAGCCAGCCACGACCTCTTGCAGAAAACCCTTCAGGCCCTCACCTGTATGGAACATCGGGGTGGCTGTGGCGGCGACGGCCAGAGCGGTGATGGGGCGGGCATTGCAACGGCAATCCCCTGGTCGCTGTTGCAGGCAGAGAGGGAAGAAATTCGAGCTTGGGATCCCACTCACAGCGCGGTGGGGATGGTCTTTTTGCCTCAGGATCCTGCTGAGTGTCAGGCGGTGCAGCAGGTGATCGATGAGTACTTGACCACCACCGACTGGCAGCGGGTGGTTTGGCGGCAGGTACCGGTCAATCCCAATTGCCTGGGGCCGATGGCGCGGCAGACCATGCCCTCCATTTGGCAGATGCTCCTCACCCATCCCACGCTGGAAGGAGACGAGCTAGAGCAGCAGCTCTATCTGTTGCGGCGGCGCATTCGGCGGCGGGTAGAGGCTCGGTTTGGCTTTTATGCTCTGTATTTTGCCTCTTTGTCCTGCCGGGTTGTCGTTTACAAAGGCATGGTGCAATCGTCGGTTCTGGGCCAGTTTTATCGAGATCTGCAAAACCCCCTCTACACCACCACCTACGCCACCTACCACCGCCGCTTCAGCACCAATACCCTGCCGCGTTGGTCGCTGGCTCAGCCTTTCCGCTACCTCTGCCACAACGGCGAGATCAACACCTACCTGGGCAATGTCAACTGGATGGCCGCCCGCGAACAAACCCTTTCCCATCCCCGCTGGGGTACAGCGGTCGAGGATCTGAAGCCGATTATTGACCCGGGCACCAGCGACTCAGCAGGTCTGGACGCTGTGTTTGAGCTGTTGATTCAGTCGGGCTACTCCACTCAGCAGGCGATGATGGTGCTGATCCCGGAAGCCTATCGCAACCAGCCAGAACTGCAGAATCACCCGGAAGTGGTGGATTTCTACGAGTTCTTCGGCGGCCTGCAGGAGCCTTGGGATGGCCCGGCGATGGTGGTTTTCTGCGACGGCAAAACCATCGGGGCCACGTTGGATCGCAATGGCCTGCGCCCAGCCCGCTACGCTCGCAGCCGCGATGGTCTGCTGGTGGTGGCCTCGGAAGCTGGCGTGGTTCCTCTGCCGGAGACCGACATTTTGGAAAAAGGGCGGCTAGGCCCGGGGCAGATGCTGACGGTGGATCTGCAGAGCGGGCAAATCTGCAAAAACTGGGAGATCAAAACCCAGGTGGCAGCCCAGCACCCCTACGGCGAATGGCTCAAAGCCCATCGCGTTCAGCTCAGCACCCAAGGCTTTGAAAATACCCCTCACCTCTCGGAAGAACAACTGTTACAAGCCCAAACCGCCTTCGGGTACTCCTCAGAAGATGTGGAGATGATCATCGAGGAGATGGCGGCTACGGGCAAGGAGCCCACCTTCAGCATGGGGGACGATGCACCGCTGGCTGTGCTGTCCACCCAGCCTCATCCCCTCTACGACTATTTCAAGCAGCGCTTTGCCCAGGTCACCAACCCTGCCATCGATCCCCTGCGGGAGAGCCTGGTGATGTCTTTGGATGTGTATCTGGGATCCAAGGGCAACCTGCTGGAGATCCGCCCTGAGCATGCCCGCCTGTTGCAGTTGCGCAGCCCGGTGCTCAACGAAGCGGAGCTGGCCGCTCTGCAGCATACCCCTTTTCCCTGCCACACGCTCCCGATTCTCTATCCGGTGGCTGCCGGCCCAGAAGGACTGGAGGTCCAGGTACGGGCCCTCTGCCAGCAGGCGGCCCAGGCGGTGCGGGGGGGAGCTGAGATTTTAATCCTCTCGGATCGCGGCCTTGATGCCGAGCAGGCTCTGATCCCACCTCTGTTGGCGGTGGGCGCCATCCACCATCACCTCATCCAGGAGGGGCTGCGCCTACGCGCTTCCCTGGTGGTGGAGACTGCCCAATGCTGGAGCACCCACCACTTTGCCTGCTTGATCGGCTACGGGGCCAGCGCCGTTTGTCCTTATCTGGCCTATGAAGCTGTGCGGCAGTGGTGGCACAAGCCCAAGACGCAAACCCAGATGGCTGCCGGCAAGTTGCCCCAGCTTTCCCTGGCCGAGGTGCAACTGAAGTACCGCGCCGCCATTGAGGCAGGGCTGCTCAAGATTCTTTCCAAAATGGGCATTTCTCTGCTCTCCAGCTACCACGGAGCGCAGATTTTCGAGGCCATTGGCCTGAGCCAAGAGGTGATCGATCTGGCCTTCCGCGGCACGGTGTCGCGGGTGGGAGGCATGACGCTGGCGGATCTGGCCCGCGAGGGCATGGTGAATCACCAGCGGGCCTTTCCCGAACTCACCTCGAAAAAGCTGGAGAACTTTGGCTTTATCCAGGCGCGGCCCAAAGGCGAATACCACATCAACAGTCCAGAAATGGCCAAACTGCTGCACAAGGCCATCGAATCGGGTCAGCCTGCCCACTATGAGATCTACAGGGCGCACCTGCGCAGCCGCACCCCCACCGCGTTGCGAGACCTGCTGGATTTCCGCAGCGACCGGGATCCCATTCCCTTGGAGGAAGTGGAACCGGTGTCGGAGATTTTCAAACGCTTTGCCACAGGTGGGATGTCCTTGGGGGCCCTCAGCCGCGAGGCCCACGAGACCCTGGCCATTGCCATGAACCGCATCGGCGGCAAGTCCAACTCCGGTGAAGGCGGGGAAGATCCGGAACGATACCTCCCCATCACCGATGTAGGCCCAGATGGCACCTCGGCCCGCTTTCCCCACCTGAAGGGGCTGCGCATGGGGGACAACGCCAGCTCGGCGGTGAAGCAGGTGGCCTCGGGCCGCTTTGGCGTGACACCGGAGTATTTGCTCAACGCGCGGCAAATTGAGATCAAAATTGCCCAGGGGGCCAAGCCGGGCGAGGGCGGGCAACTGCCGGGCAAAAAGGTCAGCCCCTACATCGCCAAGCTGCGCCGCTCCAAGCCGGGGGTGACCTTGATCTCGCCGCCGCCCCACCACGACATCTACTCCATCGAGGATCTGGCGCAGTTGATCTTCGACTTGCACCAGGTGAACCCCCAGGCACAGGTGTCGGTGAAGCTGGTGGCGGAGGTGGGCATCGGCACAGTGGCGGCAGGAGTAGCCAAGGCCAACGCCGACATCATCCAAATCTCCGGCCATGAAGGGGGCACAGGGGCTTCCCCCTTGAGCTCCATCAAACATGCCGGGGCACCTTGGGAGTTGGGCCTGGTGGAGGTGCATCATACCCTGCTGGAAAACGGCCTACGGCAGCGCTCCATCCTGCGGGTGGATGGCGGCATTCGCACGGGTTGGGAAGTGGTGATGGCGGCCATGCTGGGGGCAGAAGAGTTTGGCTTTGGCACGGTGGCCATGATTGCGGAGGGGTGCATCATGGCGCGGGTGTGCCACACTAACAACTGCCCTGTGGGAGTGACCAGCCAGAAGGAGGAGTTGCGCAAGCGCTTCCCCGGCACGCCAGATCACGTGGTGACCTTCTTCACCTTTGTGGCGGAGGAGGTGCGCCAAGTCTTAGCGCAACTGGGCTACCGCTCTCTGAAGGAGGTGATTGGACGGGTGGATCTGCTCTGTCCGCGGGCCGATGCGGTTCTGCAGAAGACCCAATCCTTGAACTTGGAGTGTCTGCTGCGAACTCCCCCCGGTTTTGATCCCAACACCCTGCCCGACTGGTTGGAGCATGAGCCGGTGCATTCCAACGGCCCGGTGCTGGATGAGCAGATCCTGGCTCAGCCGGAGGTGCAGAAGGCGGTGGAAACCTGCGGCACGGCCACGGTGGAGATCCCTATCGCCAACACCGACCGCTGTGTGGGCGGGCGCATTGCCGGAACCTTGGCCCGCTTGTACGGAGATACCGGCTTCGCCCAACAGGGGGGGCAGTTGGATCTGCGCTTTGTCGGCAGCGCCGGCCAGAGCTTTGGCGCTTTTACACTGGCGGGGATGCGCCTGACCCTGACAGGAGAAGCGAATGACTACGTGGGCAAGAGCATGTGTGGCGGCGAGATCGTCATCCTGGCTCCCCCTGAGGCGCCCCGCGATCCGGCGGAAAATGTAATCCTGGGCAACACCTGTTTGTACGGGGCCACGGGCGGATCCCTGTTTGCCAACGGCCAGGCGGGGGAACGCTTTGCGGTGCGCAACTCGGGAGCGCAGGCGGTGATCGAGGGATCCGGCGACCACTGCTGCGAGTACATGACCGGTGGGGTGGTGGTGGTGCTGGGGCGGGTGGGCCGCAACCTGGGAGCGGGGATGACCGGCGGCCTTGCCTATGTGCTGGATGAGGAGGGCAACTTCCCCGCCAAGGTCAACGGGGAGATCGTGCGCATTCAGCGGGTGCAGACAGCAGCAGCAGAGGCACAACTGAAGAGCCTGATCCAAGAGCACTATCGCCGCACCCATTCCCCCAAAGCGGAGCGCATTCTGCAAAATTGGGAATCCTATTTGCCTCTGTTTTGGCAGGTGATCCCGCCTTCGGAGGAGGGCAGCGAGCTGACGGATCCCTTGCGATCCCAGCCGCTGGCAGTGGAGTCTTAA
- the acsF gene encoding magnesium-protoporphyrin IX monomethyl ester (oxidative) cyclase — translation MSPSLQAAQTQARVPTETILTPRFYTTDFEAIGKMGLGDREADFRAILQEFRADYNRHHFVRGEEFNQDWESQLDPEARRLFVEFLERSCTAEFSGFLLYKELSRKLKETNPVLAECFALMSRDEARHAGFLNRAMGDFNLAFDLSFLTKHKSYTYFAPRFIFYATYLSEKIGYWRYILIYRHLEAHPEDRIYPIFNFFKNWCQDENRHGDFFALMLLSQPRLLKGWVAKLWCRFFLLSVFATMYLNDVGERPDFYRLIGLDPHAYDMEVIYKTNREAAKVFPVVLDVENPEFVRRLQKCVANNAKLREIARGSGPFKGLRKLPLYLDNFYQFLRLFLLKPRKAGFYLWEQPEPRFEGTAVSA, via the coding sequence ATGAGTCCCAGTTTGCAAGCTGCTCAAACTCAAGCGCGAGTGCCCACCGAGACCATCCTGACGCCGCGCTTCTACACCACCGATTTCGAGGCCATCGGCAAAATGGGCTTAGGGGATCGAGAGGCCGATTTCCGGGCCATCCTGCAGGAGTTTCGCGCCGACTACAACCGCCATCACTTCGTCCGGGGTGAGGAGTTCAACCAAGATTGGGAAAGTCAGCTCGATCCGGAGGCGCGGCGGCTGTTTGTGGAGTTCTTGGAGCGCTCCTGCACAGCCGAGTTCTCCGGTTTTCTCCTCTACAAGGAGCTGTCGCGCAAGCTGAAAGAGACCAACCCCGTTTTGGCCGAGTGCTTTGCCCTGATGAGCCGCGACGAGGCCCGCCATGCCGGCTTCCTGAACCGGGCTATGGGCGACTTTAACTTGGCCTTTGACCTGAGCTTTTTGACCAAGCACAAGTCCTATACCTATTTCGCGCCGCGTTTCATCTTCTATGCCACCTATCTCTCGGAGAAGATTGGCTACTGGCGCTACATCCTCATCTACCGCCACCTGGAGGCCCATCCCGAAGACCGCATCTACCCCATCTTCAACTTCTTCAAGAACTGGTGCCAGGACGAGAACCGCCACGGCGATTTCTTTGCGCTCATGCTCCTAAGCCAGCCGCGGCTGCTCAAGGGATGGGTGGCCAAGCTGTGGTGCCGTTTCTTCTTGCTGTCGGTGTTCGCCACTATGTACCTCAATGATGTGGGAGAGCGCCCGGATTTCTACCGCCTCATCGGGCTGGATCCCCATGCTTATGACATGGAGGTGATCTACAAGACCAACCGCGAGGCGGCCAAGGTGTTCCCGGTGGTGTTGGATGTGGAAAACCCTGAGTTTGTGCGGCGGCTGCAAAAGTGCGTGGCCAACAACGCTAAGCTGAGGGAGATTGCCCGGGGATCCGGCCCCTTCAAGGGTTTGCGCAAGCTGCCCCTCTACTTGGATAACTTCTATCAGTTTTTGCGGCTGTTCCTCCTGAAACCTCGGAAAGCTGGCTTCTACCTGTGGGAGCAGCCGGAGCCCCGTTTTGAAGGAACGGCTGTTTCTGCTTGA